In Leucobacter insecticola, one DNA window encodes the following:
- a CDS encoding helix-turn-helix transcriptional regulator: MKNDVRRLRTEHGWTQVQLAETLEVSRQTVNALETGKYDPSLPLAFRISQIFGMPLESIFFPGGDDAPPTGGKR; encoded by the coding sequence ATGAAGAACGACGTCCGCAGGCTCCGCACGGAGCACGGCTGGACCCAGGTCCAGCTCGCCGAAACGCTCGAGGTATCGCGGCAGACGGTCAACGCACTGGAGACCGGCAAGTATGATCCCTCACTCCCCCTCGCATTTCGCATTTCGCAGATCTTCGGAATGCCGCTCGAGTCGATCTTCTTTCCCGGAGGCGACGACGCCCCACCGACAGGAGGCAAGAGATGA